In a single window of the Metopolophium dirhodum isolate CAU chromosome 2, ASM1992520v1, whole genome shotgun sequence genome:
- the LOC132938880 gene encoding uncharacterized protein LOC132938880: MWDGVKIVHGKPRHSQTQGSIERANQDFKNILRAMMEDNDTTKWSEALPFVQFVKNTTYHQGIKQTPYEAMFGTKAQRGLLTSSLSREQIKKLAIEEKLEQILQYININERKENTIKNRALVLNRLQTQTSVMLRSSNQKFPPAQVGDTVRVRIPDIDRGRMDYQNILAVVIVVDNDFYKLGTKYGIISQLYTRNQFAVCKEKLISLNDVLSDKTMFLRQVSTAASKSGGQVPYDDRRPGNGSIEQKETTIVYNGCNDNIHAFGVGFFDEIVREQKKI, from the exons ATGTGGGATGGTGTGAAAATTGTGCATGGTAAACCACGCCACAGCCAAACACAAGGATCCATCGAAAGGGCAAACCaagatttcaaaaatatactgaGAGCTATGATGGAAGATAATGACACTACAAAATGGTCAGAAGCATTACCATTTGTCCAATTTGTGAAAAATACGACGTATCATCAAGGTATTAAGCAAACGCCATACGAAGCTATGTTTGGCACTAAAGCACAAAGAGGTCTTTTAACATCTTCTCTTTCAcgagaacaaataaaaaaactagcAATAGAAGAGAAGTTAGAACAAATACTTCAGTATATAA acATAAATGAAAGGAAGGAGAATACAATTAAGAATAGAGCTTTGGTACTAAATAGACTTCAAACACAAACAAGTGTAATGCTGCGATCGTCGAACCAAAAATTTCCGCCTGCTCAAGTAGGTGATACTGTTCGAGTGCGTATTCCAGATATCGATCGAGGACGTATGGATTACCAAAATATCTTGGCTGTTGTAATAGTCGTTGATAATGACTTCTACAAATTAGGAACAAAATATGGGATTATCAGTCAGCTGTACACTCGAAATCAATTTGCAGTGTGCAAAGAAAAATTGATATCGTTAAACGACGTTTTATCCGATAAGACAATGTTTTTGAGACAGGTATCGACAGCTGCTTCCAAAAGTGGTGGCCAAG TTCCATATGATGATAGACGGCCAGGAAATGGTAGTATTGAACAAAAAGAGACTACAATCGTCTATAATGgatgtaatgataatatacatgCATTTGGAGTCGGATTTTTTGATGAAATTGTTAGAGAACAAAAAAAGATTTGA
- the LOC132939717 gene encoding uncharacterized protein LOC132939717 encodes MDEDCGSINISPMKRNPRGKFVGSRQKLMIVNLYKTKMAKQDNADGPKLKAKEIIKQISEESGIGQRTVSVTLSEYRNKGSVSSPNKTKIRPTVTEKVDDFDQNAIRKKVHEFWHRREIPTLKKILTTVNEDTTLPNFSETTLRRLLKHLNFEYVRKSRNSALIERIDIVCWRRRYLESIKEYRQLGRPIYYLDETWVNAGETTSKTWVDKTVKSPRDAFLRGLTTGQKEPSGKGKRLIVVHIGSSDGFVVGGLLCFESKKNTDDYHDEMNGDTFYDWFANILPLLRENAVIVMDNASYHSVKKHTFPVRSWKKQDIIDWLTDKGEVIDKPMVKEQLLDRAQILKSQYNEYVIDELAKSANKTVLRLPPYHCELNPIELAWASVKNYVRMNNRTYKINDVKKLLEEGVERVTPDMWKNFVGHIIKVEDKFWEVDFISNELLDAEVTPHVLTITGDTSDSYSDSD; translated from the exons ATGGACGAAGACTGTGGATCCATCAACATTTCACCGATGAAAAGAAATCCTCGTGGAAAA tttgttgGTTCTCGACAGAAATTGATGATCGTAAACCTTTACAAGACTAAAATGGCTAAGCAAGACAATGCAGACGGCCCAAAATTAAAAGCGAAGGAGATTATTAAGCAAATATCCGAAGAGAGTGGTATAGGGCAAAGGACAGTGAGTGTTACTCTATCGGAATACCGAAATAAAGGCAGTGTATCATCACCTAACAAAACCAAAATCCGACCAACTGTTACGGAAAAAGTTGATGATTTTGACCAAAATGCCATTAGGAAAAAAGTACACGAGTTTTGGCACAGGCGAGAAATTCCAActttaaagaaaattttaactACGGTCAACGAAGATACAACATTACCAAATTTTTCCGAAACAACATTACGTAGACTTTTAAAACATCTCAATTTTGAGTATGTTCGAAAATCTCGTAATAGCGCTCTTATTGAACGAATTGATATTGTGTGTTGGCGTCGAAGGTACTTGGAGTCCATAAAAGAATACCGTCAGTTAGGTAGACCCATCTATTATCTGGACGAGACATGGGTGAATGCTGGTGAAACCACATCGAAAACATGGGTCGATAAAACTGTGAAGTCACCACGAGACGCATTCCTAAGAGGATTAACGACTGGACAAAAGGAACCGTCCGGTAAAGGAAAACGTCTCATCGTGGTACACATAGGTTCATCTGACGGCTTTGTTGTTGGtggattattatgttttgaatcgaaaaaaaatacagacGATTACCACGATGAGATGAACGGTGATACCTTTTATGACTGGTTCGCCAACATTTTACCGCTACTTCGTGAAAATGCCGTTATAGTCATGGACAACGCGTCGTATCATTCTGTGAAGAAGCACACGTTTCCAGTAAGATCTTGGAAAAAACAAGACATCATTGATTGGTTGACAGATAAAGGCGAGGTAATAGATAAACCAATGGTCAAGGAACAACTGTTGGATCGAGcgcaaattttaaaatcacagTATAATGAATATGTGATAGACGAATTGGCGAAATCTGCAAATAAAACTGTGTTACGCCTACCCCCGTATCACTGTGAATTAAATCCAATAGAACTTGCGTGGGCGTCGGTGAAAAATTATGTTAGAATGAACAATcgtacttataaaattaatgacgTTAAGAAATTATTAGAAGAAGGAGTCGAACGGGTTACGCCCGATATGTGGAAGAACTTTGTTGGCCATATCATTAAGGTAGAAGATAAATTCTGGGAGGTAGATTTTATATCCAACGAATTGTTAGATGCTGAAGTAACACCACACGTTCTAACAATTACGGGTGACACGTCTGATTCATATTCCGATtccgattaa